Proteins encoded by one window of Nicotiana tabacum cultivar K326 chromosome 10, ASM71507v2, whole genome shotgun sequence:
- the LOC107773969 gene encoding nuclear intron maturase 4, mitochondrial, whose amino-acid sequence MVHKCTSLFRRLHFLAPNSSSTAAVIGRPVVISLGDSLYTTVNQVGCHSRYEKIGKVKLAQDLAGLVQECLNMEKNNNPKVSKNLVPMVEKSIDVEEKKHGVSLAQNLASLVEESYNLDESKPVNRVEHKRLLELRIKKRVKEQYVNGKFQNLIKKVIANPKTLCDAFDSMRLSSNVDLASDIENLPFEAMAEELSCGNFDVSANTYSISTRGSKKEVLVFPNVKLKVVEEAIRIVLEVVYRPHFSKISHGCRSGRSHLSALKYIRKEIINPKWWFTLPVCKKLDDRILGKLFSVMEDKIDDPFLYALLCSMFDCGVLNLEFGGFPKGHGLPQEGVLSPILMNIYLDLFDHEMYRLSMRYEAIDKGSSAEEGLANSMLRSWFRRQISGNGSQECNGMGNSGIRVHCCRFMDEILIAISGPKEVAVAIKSETENYFKNSLHLEFENEIDVFPCDGPTGIRFLGSVVKRSLKESPAVKAVHKLKEKVTLFSLQKEHSWNIGTARIGKKWLAHGLKKVKESEIKHLSDGSSLLSQISCFRKDGMETDHWYKVLLKVWMQNKNVKCDRNEDVILSKHIVEPALPQDLRDSYYEFQKRVQEYISSETASTLELLPNSNSSTLVTQIIAPISIIRKRLFRYGLTNSEGYPRPCHLLVFWDDNEIIDWYSGLICRWLRWYAECDNFNEVKLTICNQLRMSCIRTLAIKYRIHETEIEKKFDFELSRIPATEDIELEITNEATNSEAFDDDALMYGIAYSGLCLFSLARMVSHTRPCNCFVIGCMAAAPRVYTLHVMERQRFPGWKTGFSSCIHPSLHRRRLGLCKHHLKDLLLGHISLQSINFGAWR is encoded by the exons ATGGTGCATAAATGTACTTCACTTTTCAGAAGACTGCACTTTCTCGCCCCCAATTCTTCCTCTACTGCTGCTGTTATTG GGAGGCCTGTTGTAATATCTCTTGGTGATTCACTTTATACTACTGTTAATCAAGTTGGCTGTCACAGTCGCTATGAGAAGATTGGCAAAGTAAAACTAGCTCAGGACCTAGCCGGTTTGGTTCAAGAATGTTTGAACATGGAGAAGAATAATAATCCCAAAGTATCTAAGAACTTGGTGCCTATGGTTGAGAAGTCAATTGATGTTGAGGAGAAGAAACATGGAGTGTCATTGGCGCAGAACTTAGCCAGCTTGGTGGAAGAGTCTTATAATCTTGATGAAAGTAAACCCGTGAATCGGGTGGAACATAAAAGATTACTTGAACTACGCATAAAAAAGAGAGTTAAGGAACAGTATGTAAATGGGAAGTTTCAGAACCTCATAAAGAAAGTGATTGCCAATCCAAAAACACTTTGTGATGCTTTTGATAGTATGCGGTTGAGTTCCAATGTTGATCTAGCATCAGATATTGAGAATTTGCCTTTTGAAGCCATGGCTGAAGAGCTTTCTTGTGGGAATTTTGATGTGAGTGCTAACACATATTCAATCTCAACAAGGGGCTCAAAGAAAGAAGTCCTTGTTTTTCCAAATGTAAAACTCAAAGTTGTTGAGGAAGCAATCAGAATTGTATTAGAAGTTGTCTACCGACCTCATTTTTCGAAGATATCACATGGTTGCCGTAGTGGAAGGAGCCATTTATCTGCTCTTAAATACATTCGCAAAGAGATAATTAATCCCAAGTGGTGGTTCACCCTGCCAGTTTGCAAAAAGCTTGACGATCGTATCCTAGGTAAGCTCTTTTCAGTCATGGAAGATAAGATAGATGATCCTTTCCTATATGCATTACTGTGTAGTATGTTTGACTGTGGGGTATTGAACTTAGAATTTGGTGGTTTTCCAAAAGGACATGGTCTCCCGCAAGAAGGAGTGTTGTCTCCAATTTTAATGAACATATATCTTGACCTCTTTGACCATGAAATGTACAGGTTGTCAATGAGATATGAAGCTATTGATAAAGGATCAAGCGCTGAGGAAGGTCTGGCCAACTCCATGCTACGCAGTTGGTTTAGGAGACAGATATCTGGTAATGGTTCTCAAGAATGCAATGGTATGGGCAACTCTGGAATTAGGGTGCATTGTTGCCGCTTCATGGATGAGATTCTTATTGCCATCTCTGGTCCCAAAGAGGTGGCTGTTGCCATTAAGTCTGAAACTGAAAATTACTTTAAGAATTCTCTTCATTTAGAATTTGAAAATGAAATAGATGTTTTTCCATGTGATGGGCCTACTGGCATTCGCTTTTTGGGAAGTGTGGTTAAAAGAAGCCTGAAAGAGAGTCCGGCTGTAAAGGCTGTTCACAAATTGAAGGAAAAGgtaacattattttctttgcagaAAGAGCACTCGTGGAATATCGGGACAGCAAGAATTGGCAAGAAATGGCTGGCTCATGGTCTGAAGAAAGTAAAAGAATCGGAGATTAAGCATCTCTCTGATGGTAGCTCCCTTTTGAGCCAAATCTCGTGTTTTAGAAAAGATGGGATGGAAACTGATCATTGGTACAAAGTCTTACTAAAAGTTTGGATGCAAAATAAAAATGTTAAATGCGACAGGAATGAGGATGTTATATTATCTAAGCATATTGTCGAACCAGCTCTCCCTCAAGATTTAAGAGATTCGTACTATGAGTTTCAGAAGCGTGTTCAGGAATATATATCTTCTGAAACAGCTTCTACTCTTGAACTGTTGCCAAACTCCAACTCTTCAACATTAGTGACGCAGATCATAGCTCCAATCAGCATCATAAGGAAGCGACTTTTTCGATATGGGTTGACAAATTCTGAAGGATATCCTCGGCCATGTCATCTGCTAGTTTTTTGGGATGACAATGAAATCATTGACTGGTATTCAGGTTTAATATGCCGGTGGCTGAGATGGTATGCTGAGTGTGACAACTTTAATGAGGTAAAGCTCACTATTTGTAATCAACTAAGGATGTCTTGCATCAGAACTCTGGCAATAAAGTATAGAATACATGAGACTGAGATAGAGAagaaatttgattttgaattaAGCAGAATTCCTGCAACTGAAGATATTGAGCTTGAGATAACCAATGAAGCAACAAATTCTGAAGCTTTTGATGATGATGCCTTAATGTATGGAATAGCATACAGTGGACTATGTTTATTCTCTTTGGCAAGAATGGTGAGTCACACACGTCCTTGCAATTGCTTCGTTATAGGATGCATGGCTGCAGCTCCTCGTGTATACACTCTTCACGTGATGGAAAGACAAAGGTTCCCTGGTTGGAAGACTGGATTTTCTAGTTGTATCCATCCCAGTTTACATAGAAGGCGACTTGGGTTGTGTAAACATCATCTGAAGGATCTTCTTCTCGGACACATTTCACTTCAATCTATTAATTTCGGTGCTTGGAGATGA